One genomic region from Amaranthus tricolor cultivar Red isolate AtriRed21 chromosome 12, ASM2621246v1, whole genome shotgun sequence encodes:
- the LOC130796897 gene encoding probable xyloglucan endotransglucosylase/hydrolase protein 28, giving the protein MEFFRNSFIVTLLLFFCNYKEIIAHSGSINKLPIISFDEGYSHLFGDENVMVLKDGKSVLLSLDERTGSGFMSQDLYLHGFFSASIKLPADYTAGVVVAFYMSNGDMYEKNHDELDFEFLGNIRGKEWRVQTNVYGNGSTDIGREERYTLWFDPAEEFHRYSVLWTEEHIIFYVDGVPIREIRRTAAMKRDFPSKPMSLYSTIWDASTWATNGGKYKVDYRYAPYVAQFSDLVLHGCAVDPIERSQKCDDASTVGSIPSSITPTQRVKMAHFRKKYLTYSYCYDQSRYKTPPSECVLDHQEADRLKRFDPVTFGGSRRRHGRRHHRDAKASI; this is encoded by the exons atggaGTTTTTTAGAAATAGTTTTATTGTAACATTGTTGCTATTTTTCTGTAATTATAAAGAGATTATTGCTCATTCTGGGAGTATTAATAAGCTACCCATAATATCATTTGATGAAGGATATTCTCATCTTTTTGGAGATGAGAATGTTATGGTTCTTAAAGATGGAAAATCTGTTCTTCTTTCTCTTGATGAAAGAACTG gttcTGGGTTCATGTCACAAGACCTTTATCTACATGGGTTTTTCAGTGCTTCAATTAAATTGCCTGCTGATTATACTGCTGGGGTTGTGGTTGCCTTCTAT ATGTCTAATGGTGATATGTATGAGAAAAATCACGATGAACTCGATTTCGAGTTCTTAGGTAACATCCGAGGCAAAGAATGGAGGGTTCAGACCAATGTGTATGGGAATGGAAGCACGGATATAGGAAGAGAAGAAAGATACACCTTGTGGTTCGACCCTGCGGAGGAATTTCATCGCTATAGCGTTCTGTGGACTGAGGAACACATCAT attttatgTGGATGGTGTTCCCATTAGGGAGATAAGGAGAACCGCAGCAATGAAGCGCGATTTTCCTTCCAAACCGATGTCATTGTATTCTACAATATGGGATGCCTCGACCTGGGCCACTAACGGAGGCAAGTACAAAGTAGATTATAGGTATGCTCCATATGTTGCCCAATTCTCCGACCTCGTTCTTCATGGTTGTGCTGTCGATCCCATCGAACGTTCTCAGAAGTGTGATGATGCATCGACTGTTGGGTCGATCCCTAGTAGCATTACGCCAACACAAAGGGTCAAGATGGCGCATTTCAGGAAGAAATACTTGACATACTCGTATTGTTATGATCAATCTCGATACAAAACTCCCCCTAGTGAGTGCGTTCTTGATCATCAGGAGGCTGACCGCCTTAAAAGGTTTGACCCGGTCACATTTGGAGGTAGCCGTCGCCGCCATGGTAGGCGTCACCACCGAGACGCGAAGGCTTCAATTTAA
- the LOC130797139 gene encoding uncharacterized protein LOC130797139, with protein MLKNLFGELVSKGLHNNGCSKGTHWLYLLTKNIHTGQSHCSPRSFFGVEDYLDDDNSRPYTYQKEKKSKNPQKHISFKQRTVAYMEPFTLDVFISKRFVQASITHRVTCKQVAVAGTNSKDIKAALRSRCDIPACLAVGKILADRSREADVYTASYTPRARDKFEGKIRAVVQSIIDSGIDVKVYLD; from the exons ATGTTAAAGAATTTGTTTGGGGAATTGGTTAGTAAGGGACTGCACAACAATGGATGCAGTAAAGGAACACATTGGTTATATTTGCTAACAAAAAACATTCATACTGGACAG TCTCATTGTTCTCCAAGAAGCTTCTTCGGAGTTGAAGATTACCTGGATGATGATAATAGCCGGCCATATACATACCAGAAGGAGAAGAAATCAAAGAATCCGCAGAAACACATATCATTTAAGCAGCGGACAGTGGCCTATATGGAACCCTTCACCCTGGATGTGTTCATCTCAAAGCGCTTTGTTCAGGCCTCAATAACCCATCGAGTGACATGCAAGCAGGTTGCAGTTGCAGGTACAAACTCCAAGGATATAAAAGCCGCTCTCAGGTCTCGATGTGATATACCAGCGTGTTTGGCTGTTGGTAAAATTCTTGCTGACAGGTCAAGAGAAGCAGACGTTTACACAGCATCTTATACACCACGAGCTCGGGACAAATTTGAAGGGAAGATTCGAGCGGTCGTACAATCTATTATCGACAGTGGCATCGATGTTAAAGTCTATCTTGACTGA
- the LOC130828489 gene encoding putative pentatricopeptide repeat-containing protein At1g12700, mitochondrial — translation MVSTHISTLLLTSKFPGNLRFHFCHRKISTYASDVHVADSKLFLDYVRQQSKLGFNKIDHPLSLFHSMKSICPLPSIVDFNMLFTAMSKMKPNPPFSSIITLFKQLHFSGLRPDGHSLNIMANCYCRLGRVDLGFAVLSYIIKLGYRPSIVTFNTLINGFIHIHRLGNAIQLLDKIVKLGYEPNLVVYGIMFKGLCRIGDNLGALKLLRDMESHAHCTPDIVIYSTIIDSLSKDGLIDEAVNLFSEMQVKGIRPDVVTYTILIRGMCTLGRWKEAKDMFSEMMTKNLIPEVPTYNMLIDMYCKDGMIDEAEAVFRLMTEKGQVPDLITYNTLMNGYCLRGDMDKAEELMILMGKEGCKPDVFSYNILLNGYFRSKNSDKGPILMNEMVLQGITPNIVTYNSIINGLCKDNQLESALKCLKEMESHGVKPNVVTYASLLDGLCKNRQMDEAMDLLKNMKKNGVHPDMIMYSILISGLWDVGKHEEAVNVFSFVVAKVLRPDVRLYNVMIKGLCKNGLLTDANKLFEKMDGIRCSPDEFTFNIIIQALEIKDVKRAVKLVCLMRDKGFAADNQTISLFVDLLTDPNIGDADKELLKRYFDI, via the exons ATGGTGTCTACTCACATTTCTACTTTACTTCTAACTTCTAA ATTTCCAGGTAATCTTAGATTTCATTTTTGTCATCGAAAAATCTCCACTTACGCTTCAGATGTTCATGTTGCTGATTCTAAATTATTCCTTGATTATGTTCGACAACAATCCAAATTAGGGTTTAACAAAATTGATCATCCCCTTTCCCTCTTTCATTCTATGAAATCCATTTGTCCTCTTCCATCTATTGTTgattttaatatgttatttactGCCATGTCTAAAATGAAACCCAATCCCCCTTTTTCCTCTATCATTACTCTCTTTAAGCAATTGCATTTCTCAGGTCTGCGTCCGGATGGTCATTCCCTTAATATTATGGCTAATTGTTATTGCCGCTTAGGTCGTGTTGATTTAGGGTTTGCGGTTCTTTCCTACATTATTAAACTAGGTTATCGGCCTAGCATTGTTACCTTTAATACACTTATCAATGGCTTTATTCATATCCATCGATTAGGCAACGCTATTCAATTATTGGATAAAATTGTAAAGCTTGGGTATGAACCCAATTTGGTTGTTTATGGGATCATGTTTAAAGGTTTATGTAGAATTGGAGACAATCTTGGTGCCCTTAAGCTCCTTAGAGACATGGAGTCTCATGCCCATTGTACGCCTGACATTGTCATCTATAGCACCATTATTGATAGTCTTTCTAAAGACGGGTTAATAGATGAGGCCGTTAATCTTTTTTCTGAGATGCAAGTTAAGGGAATTCGACCTGATGTCGTTACCTATACTATTTTGATCCGAGGAATGTGCACTTTAGGGAGGTGGAAAGAGGCGAAGGATATGTTTAGTGAGATGATGACAAAAAACTTAATTCCTGAAGTTCCGACTTACAACATGTTAATCGATATGTACTGTAAGGATGGTATGATTGATGAAGCGGAAGCTGTATTTAGATTAATGACGGAAAAGGGTCAAGTCCCCGATTTAATCACTTACAATACGTTGATGAATGGATATTGTTTACGCGGTGACATGGACAAGGCAGAAGAGCTAATGATTTTGATGGGTAAAGAAGGTTGTAAACCTGATGTTTTTTCCTACAACATTTTATTGAATGGATATTTTAGGTCTAAAAATAGTGATAAAGGTCCTATCCTTATGAATGAGATGGTTCTTCAAGGAATAACCCCTAATATTGTCACATACAACTCAATCATTAATGGTTTGTGCAAGGACAACCAGCTTGAAAGTGCACTAAAGTGTTTAAAGGAAATGGAAAGTCATGGAGTCAAACCGAATGTGGTTACGTATGCTTCATTGTTGGATGGTCTATGTAAAAATAGACAGATGGATGAAGCAATGGATTTGTTAAAGAACATGAAGAAGAACGGAGTTCACCCAGATATGATCATGTATAGTATCTTAATTAGTGGGTTGTGGGATGTTGGCAAACATGAAGAAGCTGTAAATGTCTTCTCATTTGTTGTAGCTAAGGTGTTACGACCAGATGTGCGTCTATATAATGTTATGATCAAAGGTTTGTGTAAGAACGGGTTGTTAACTGATGCTAATAAACTATTTGAGAAAATGGATGGCATTAGATGTTCCCCGGATGAATTCACtttcaatataataattcaAGCACTTGAGATTAAGGATGTTAAAAGGGCTGTAAAGCTTGTCTGCCTTATGCGAGATAAAGGGTTCGCCGCTGATAACCAAACTATCTCGTTATTTGTGGACTTACTCACTGATCCAAATATTGGTGATGCGGACAAGGAGTTGCTTAAAAGATACTTTGACATCTAA